One window of Trichoderma breve strain T069 chromosome 3, whole genome shotgun sequence genomic DNA carries:
- a CDS encoding glycosyl hydrolase family 88 domain-containing protein — protein MPSFNSGLLSLLIFALPKAANAVNDVDAGFDAYAASQVMVDKSSHSWEWGTAAEALLELYNPELSVFGSNPFPNGKVPQADPSTTALAYAKQFINRNSQTLVNDTAVGDPASLGVSAILLGQSDSVYIGAANRESDFLLNVAPRWSNGAISHRPDVAELWADNMAMSFPFLAYLAVQHNDTSLMSLTVQQCGLQRAVLKGSSLSWQHIIGPQSQDTGLWSTSNGWAGYGMVRVLHTLQKWSGSASMTSQASQLKGWIKEILDGAIQSSLDGGLLRNYLNDSSWFGEISGTAVLSAVAYRMAVNDPNMFPQSYITWADSNRKSLAQKQNSGGLFSPAVNPYNWHDRAKYTAGSPEGQAFAVYLYTAYRDCVNAGICQA, from the exons ATGCCGTCCTTCAATTCGGGTCTACTTTCACTCTTAATCTTTGCCCTTCCCAAGGCTGCCAATGCCGTcaatgatgtcgatgccggcTTTGATGCCTACGCAGCGTCCCAGGTGATGGTCGACAAATCCTCTCATTCCTGGGAATGGGGCACAGCCGCTGAAGCTCTTTTAGAGCTGTATAACCCTGAGCTATCTGTCTTTGGATCCAATCCTTTCCCCAATGGCAAAGTTCCCCAGGCCGACCCTAGCACCACCGCCCTTGCATATGCAAAGCAGTTCATAAACCGCAATTCGCAGACACTTGTCAATGATACTGCGGTCGGCGATCCGGCATCGCTGGGTGTTTCAGcgattcttcttggccagtcGGACAGTGTCTACATCGGCGCGGCCAACCGCGAGTCTGACTTTCTTCTCAATGTTGCCCCGCGATGGAGTAACGGTGCGATTTCCCATCGACCGGATGTTGCCGAGCTGTGGGCTGACAATATGGCCATGTCTTTCCCATTCT TGGCTTATCTTGCCGTTCAGCATAACGACACTTCATTGATGTCTCTTACGGTCCAACAGTGCGGCCTGCAACGCGCTGTTCTGAAGGGCAGTAGTCTCAGCTGGCAACACATCATCGGTCCCCAATCCCAAGACACGGGCCTTTGGTCAACAAGCAACGGTTGGGCCGGTTATGGCATGGTGCGAGTGCTGCACACACTCCAGAAGTGGAGTGGTTCAGCCTCGATGACTTCACAAGCCAGTCAACTCAAGGGGTGGATCAAAGAGATTCTGGACGGCGCGATCCAATCGAGCTTAGACGGCGGTTTATTGCGCAATTACCTTAACGATTCCAGTTGGTTTGGCGAAATTTCCGGAACCGCAGTCTTGAGTGCTGTGGCATATCGAATGGCCGTTAATGACCCTAATATGTTTCCGCAGTCCTACATCACCTGGGCCGACTCAAATAGAAAGTCTCTAGCACAGAAGCAGAACAGCGGTGGCCTCTTCTCGCCGGCTGTTAACCCATATAACTGGCATGATAGAGCTAAGTATACTGCTGGATCACCTGAGGGCCAGGCATTCGCCGTTTATCTGTACACAGCATATAGAGACTGCGTCAACGCCGGAATTTGTCAAGCATGA